A window of Alicyclobacillus vulcanalis contains these coding sequences:
- a CDS encoding PaaI family thioesterase: MHPGGNSETIEANVQTFADFIGAKLVRADEGEVVAELTVQPHHWNLARIVHGGVYMSLLDSAMGLLVSLHYPNRPVVTTNLNIHFTEPATEGTLVCRAQFLHRARSTMTVEGRVYLGTEKLCAHATGSFRVLKLPS; encoded by the coding sequence ATGCATCCAGGGGGAAATTCAGAGACGATCGAGGCAAACGTGCAAACCTTCGCCGACTTCATCGGGGCGAAACTGGTGCGCGCCGATGAGGGCGAGGTGGTTGCGGAGCTCACCGTTCAACCCCACCACTGGAATTTGGCGCGGATCGTGCACGGTGGCGTGTATATGTCCTTGCTCGACTCGGCCATGGGTCTGTTGGTGAGCCTGCATTATCCGAATCGCCCCGTGGTGACCACGAATCTCAACATTCACTTTACGGAACCGGCGACCGAAGGAACGCTCGTGTGTCGCGCGCAGTTTCTCCACCGCGCCCGGAGTACCATGACCGTCGAGGGTCGCGTGTACCTGGGTACCGAGAAGTTGTGCGCGCATGCGACGGGATCGTTCCGCGTGTTAAAACTGCCATCGTAA